A stretch of the Romboutsia lituseburensis genome encodes the following:
- a CDS encoding S41 family peptidase yields the protein MKKLIVIIFILSTIMILGCNTTISGEKILANKKWEEDINYMDENLKKKHPDLFRYISEKTWNENIQKLKSDLKNLSDLEISLRIGQIISSIGDAHTSIDFLEILTPIGTEKFDYEEIVEFPIKFEYFSNELRAIASDSQYKSILGYKLISINNVCTDEIIKKVSTLISYDNQQFAKELAMSQMQIYEYLKFLQTVDGTKAEYVFENDNKEKIKIDVNAMKNKEVNYVNLDKIQSKISTKVEGKYDFYWTKQMKEDNVLYFKYNKCLTNQGANINKQDAANYPDYYDFHNNLLEEINNNDYDKLVIDLRQNRGGAFKLVDLLIHDLKYKINLNSEDIVVITGKETSSAGAILAWRLQNELGATIIGEETGGNVNMFGTEGEFIILPNSKIKVKHPYSFRELKEGYNGGVKPDIDITQTYKNYINGIDDCYEYVVNILDK from the coding sequence ATGAAAAAGTTGATTGTTATAATTTTTATATTATCAACAATTATGATATTAGGATGTAATACCACGATAAGTGGAGAAAAGATATTGGCTAATAAAAAATGGGAAGAAGATATTAATTATATGGACGAGAATTTAAAAAAGAAACATCCAGATTTATTTAGGTACATATCAGAAAAAACATGGAATGAAAATATACAAAAGTTAAAATCAGATCTAAAAAATTTATCAGATCTTGAGATTTCTCTGAGAATAGGCCAAATTATATCTTCAATAGGGGATGCTCATACAAGCATAGATTTTCTTGAGATATTGACACCTATAGGAACAGAAAAGTTTGACTATGAGGAAATAGTTGAATTTCCAATTAAATTTGAATATTTTTCAAATGAGTTAAGAGCTATAGCTAGTGATAGCCAGTATAAGAGTATACTAGGTTATAAGTTAATATCTATTAATAATGTATGTACAGATGAGATAATAAAAAAAGTATCAACTCTTATAAGTTATGATAATCAACAATTTGCCAAAGAGCTAGCTATGTCGCAAATGCAAATCTATGAATATTTAAAATTTTTACAAACAGTAGATGGGACTAAGGCAGAGTACGTATTTGAAAACGATAATAAAGAAAAAATAAAAATAGATGTCAATGCTATGAAAAATAAAGAAGTTAATTATGTTAACTTAGATAAAATTCAATCTAAAATAAGTACTAAAGTTGAAGGTAAATATGATTTTTACTGGACAAAACAGATGAAAGAAGATAATGTACTATATTTTAAATATAATAAATGTCTAACAAATCAGGGAGCTAATATTAACAAACAAGATGCAGCTAATTATCCAGATTATTATGATTTCCATAACAATCTTTTAGAAGAAATAAATAATAATGATTATGATAAACTTGTTATAGACTTAAGACAAAATCGTGGTGGTGCATTTAAGTTAGTTGATTTACTTATACATGATTTAAAATATAAAATAAACTTAAATAGTGAAGATATAGTAGTTATAACAGGAAAAGAAACTTCGTCAGCTGGAGCGATCCTAGCATGGAGATTACAAAATGAATTAGGTGCAACTATAATAGGTGAGGAAACTGGTGGAAATGTAAATATGTTTGGAACTGAAGGTGAATTTATTATATTACCTAATTCTAAAATAAAAGTTAAACATCCTTACAGTTTTCGAGAATTAAAAGAAGGATATAATGGAGGCGTTAAACCAGATATAGATATAACACAAACATACAAAAATTACATCAATGGAATTGATGATTGCTATGAATATGTAGTTAATATTTTGGATAAATAA
- a CDS encoding class I SAM-dependent methyltransferase, with amino-acid sequence MEYMGNEEFWNNKFENRKDSPLNPEKSLIENIMYFKKGSVLDVACGDGRNTLFLLKNGFKVKGVDFSFKAIERLNIFAKRENYLVDTKLIDLSDLNSLNEVGVFDNILINHYRLSKDQLDVIASHISDGGTLFICGFGHKYKVDSKIRKDDLIYPDDFEDINKLFELVKYIECEDDRGFFVTYIFRKLKK; translated from the coding sequence ATGGAGTATATGGGTAATGAGGAGTTTTGGAATAACAAATTTGAGAATAGAAAAGATAGTCCACTCAATCCAGAAAAATCATTGATTGAAAATATTATGTATTTCAAAAAGGGTTCTGTACTTGATGTAGCTTGTGGTGATGGAAGAAATACTTTATTTTTACTTAAGAATGGTTTTAAGGTAAAAGGCGTTGACTTTAGCTTTAAAGCCATTGAGAGATTAAATATATTTGCCAAAAGAGAGAATTATTTAGTAGATACAAAACTAATTGATCTAAGTGATTTAAATTCATTAAATGAAGTAGGTGTATTTGATAATATACTAATTAATCATTATAGGTTAAGCAAGGATCAACTTGATGTTATTGCAAGCCATATATCAGATGGTGGAACTTTGTTTATTTGTGGATTTGGTCACAAATACAAAGTAGATTCTAAAATTAGAAAAGATGACTTAATTTATCCAGATGATTTTGAAGATATAAATAAACTATTTGAACTAGTTAAGTATATTGAATGTGAAGATGATAGAGGTTTCTTTGTTACTTATATTTTTAGAAAACTTAAGAAATAA
- a CDS encoding S66 family peptidase, with protein sequence MKNNFKLKKGDAIGIFSPSTPITAYTPKRFQRGVKYLQDKGFKIIEGNLTGKSDFYRSGSIKERSEELNNLIRNPKVKCIMSTIGGMNSNSLLPYIDYEAFKENPKPIIGYSDVTAILLGIYAKTGISTYYGPALVASFGELKPYVDLTYKYFEDILVNGISYPHIIENPDFWTDEFIDWENQDREKSRVENELITVYEGKVQGRLIGGNLNTMTGIWNTEYMPEIKKGDILLIEDSLHDCATIERSFSLLKLSGVFDKVSGIILGKHELFKDSNTGRKPYEILLEVLGDKEIPFLAEFDCCHTHPMITLPIGCTVELDATNKRVSIIE encoded by the coding sequence GTGAAGAATAATTTTAAGTTAAAAAAAGGAGATGCTATAGGTATTTTTTCACCATCAACACCTATAACAGCTTATACTCCAAAAAGATTTCAAAGAGGAGTTAAGTACCTACAGGATAAAGGATTCAAGATTATAGAAGGTAACTTAACAGGAAAAAGTGATTTTTATAGATCTGGAAGTATTAAAGAAAGATCAGAAGAACTAAATAACTTAATTAGAAATCCTAAAGTAAAGTGTATTATGTCTACTATTGGAGGAATGAACTCAAATTCATTACTTCCATATATAGATTACGAGGCGTTTAAGGAAAATCCAAAGCCTATAATCGGATATTCAGATGTTACAGCTATATTATTAGGAATTTATGCTAAAACAGGCATTTCAACATATTATGGACCAGCACTAGTAGCCTCTTTTGGAGAGTTAAAACCATATGTTGATTTAACTTATAAATACTTTGAAGATATATTAGTAAATGGCATCAGTTACCCTCATATTATTGAAAATCCAGATTTTTGGACTGATGAATTCATTGATTGGGAAAATCAAGATAGAGAAAAAAGTAGAGTAGAAAATGAGTTAATCACTGTCTATGAAGGTAAAGTACAAGGTAGATTAATTGGTGGAAATTTAAATACTATGACGGGCATTTGGAATACAGAATATATGCCTGAGATAAAAAAAGGAGATATACTTCTTATTGAAGATTCTCTACATGATTGTGCTACTATTGAGAGAAGTTTTTCATTATTAAAGTTAAGTGGTGTATTTGATAAAGTTTCAGGAATTATTTTAGGTAAACATGAATTATTTAAAGATTCTAACACAGGTAGAAAACCATATGAAATATTATTAGAAGTCTTAGGTGACAAAGAGATTCCTTTCTTAGCTGAATTTGATTGCTGCCATACTCATCCAATGATAACTTTGCCAATTGGATGTACAGTTGAACTTGATGCAACAAATAAAAGAGTTTCTATTATTGAATAA